One genomic segment of Sminthopsis crassicaudata isolate SCR6 chromosome 2, ASM4859323v1, whole genome shotgun sequence includes these proteins:
- the LOC141554510 gene encoding uncharacterized protein LOC141554510 isoform X3, which translates to MQPRLLFGRYKLNSGITGSKIDVRYNIPVTAASLSSIKSLSRRHVSCVSLINVDGSSDANSVLQSISYYLGPHLQSLSLGGGSLTEASFVRLIISCPGLQVLDLSGCNSLFMSGKLLDQPETVQQVQKALANLRDLNLSSLRHLADSSFNRLSSCTPKLERLSLARCHITFDPHRSQSGQPGSSAILSFPNILHFLKERASYLVALDLSGTNLTPAALHALGQVVGLHLQELVLRGCRDISTEAVGGLCRQQRGLTSLDLSGCSELADGALLVVSRGLKGLQHLRLEKLQQLTDSGFSSLHWLRELRSLDLGECCRVSGRELAKALEFPRGPPPHLTSLRLAYCSLLKDASVISLAQGLGSSLKVLDLSSCMSLTNSSLLAISANLPQLTVLRLAWCKEITDSGLLGLADPGEEKDKGTKLNKNFGDMGFFLPQLPPEPLAHLETPSQETPNKQFTPSLLLLRALQELDLTACSKLTDNSLAKVLKFPRLRQLSLSLLLEFSDVGLVAVAQGCPGLEHLALSHCGRLSDRGWARAASFWRRLQHLNLSNCNQLTEQTLATIREACQQLKVLDVSMCQGISMAAVEHFQAQLPQNLGTQQGLGTSPLAPSFLEQEKARHSSPTPPQSRAPLPGLRTRRNCFLVLPKSGSPRLLPSIPHSGSLRAFGSNSQAPTRMRGCGFLRGPAESWRRAGGPQVPTYCLPHPICLILQMAP; encoded by the exons ATGCAGCCCAGATTGCTATTCGGGAG GTATAAGCTCAATAGTGGCATAACTGGGTCaaag ATAGATGTTCGGTATAACATCCCTGTGACAGCTGCCTCCCTCAGCTCCATCAAGAGCCTAAGCCGCAGGCACGTCTCCTGTGTGAGCCTTATCAACGTGGATGGTTCTTCAGATGCCAACAGCGTGCTGCAGTCCATATCCTATTACTTGGGCCCGCACCTACAAAGCCTATCTCTGGGTGGGGGCTCCTTGACAGAAGCTTCTTTTGTAAGGCTCATCATAAGCTGCCCTGGGCTCCAGGTCTTGGACCTCAGTGGCTGCAATAGCCTCTTCATGTCCGGGAAGCTGCTGGACCAACCGGAAACAGTCCAACAGGTGCAGAAGGCCCTGGCCAACCTCCGGGATCTCAACCTATCTAGCCTACGCCATTTGGCAGACAGCAGCTTCAACCGCCTAAGCAGCTGCACCCCAAAACTGGAGCGCCTCTCCCTGGCACGTTGCCACATCACCTTTGACCCTCACCGCAGTCAGTCAGGCCAACCAGGCTCTTCGGccatcctttccttccccaaCATACTCCACTTCCTGAAGGAGCGAGCCAGTTATCTGGTGGCCCTGGACCTAAGCGGCACAAATCTGACCCCCGCAGCTCTCCATGCACTGGGACAGGTGGTGGGACTTCACCTGCAGGAGCTGGTCCTGCGAGGCTGCCGGGACATCTCCACTGAGGCCGTGGGAGGCCTTTGCCGGCAGCAGCGGGGCCTGACCAGCCTGGACCTGAGTGGCTGCTCTGAGCTGGCTGACGGGGCCCTTCTGGTTGTGTCCAGGGGCTTAAAGGGCCTGCAGCATCTGCGCCTGGAGAAGCTGCAGCAGCTGACAGACTCTGGCTTCTCCTCCTTGCACTGGCTGCGGGAACTGAGAAGCCTCGACCTGGGCGAGTGCTGCCGCGTGAGTGGAAGGGAGTTGGCCAAGGCACTGGAGTTCCCCAGGGGGCCCCCAccccacctcacatctctcaggcTAGCCTACTGCTCCTTGCTGAAG gATGCTTCTGTCATCTCCTTGGCCCAGGGGCTCGGCTCCAGCCTGAAGGTGCTCGACCTGTCATCCTGCATGTCCCTCACCAACAGCAGCCTGCTGGCCATCTCTGCCAACCTGCCCCAACTCACTGTCCTGCGGCTGGCATGGTGTAAGGAAATCACTGACTCGGGGCTCCTGGGGCTGGCAGATCCAGGCGAGGAG AAGGACAAAGGGACGAAGTTAAACAAGAACTTTGGAGACATGGGCTTCTTCCTCCCACAGTTGCCTCCAGAGCCCTTGGCCCACCTCGAGACCCCCTCCCAAGAGACTCCCAACAAGCAGTTCACACCCTCCCTGCTCCTGCTGAGGGCTTTGCAGGAGCTTGACCTCACTGCCTGCAGCAAGCTGACAGACAACAGCCTGGCCAAG GTGCTGAAGTTTCCCAGACTGAGGCAGCTCTCCCTGAGCCTGCTCCTGGAGTTCTCGGACGTGGGGCTGGTGGCAGTGGCCCAAGGCTGCCCCGGCCTGGAGCATCTGGCCCTGAGTCACTGTGGCCGCCTGAGTGACAGGGGCTGGGCCCGGGCAGCCAGCTTCTGGAGGAGGCTCCAGCACCTCAACCTCTCCAACTGCAACCAGCTCACGGAGCA GACTCTGGCCACCATCCGAGAGGCCTGCCAGCAGCTGAAGGTGCTGGATGTGTCCATGTGCCAGGGCATCAGCATGGCCGCTGTGGAGCACTTCCAAGCCCAGCTGCCCCAG AACCTCGGTACCCAGCAGGGCTTGGGCACCTCACCACTGGCACCATCTTTCCTGGAGCAAGAGAAGGCCCGGCACAGCTCACCTACCCCTCCTCAGTCAAGGGCTCCCTTGCCAGGATTGAGGACCCGGAGGAATTGCTTCCTGGTGCTGCCCAAGTCGGGGAGCCCCAGGCTCCTCCCTAGCATTCCCCACTCTGGCTCCCTCAGAGCCTTTGGCTCCAACAGCCAAGCCCCAACAAGGATGAGGGGCTGCGGCTTTCTTAGGGGCCCGGCTGAGTCCTGGCGTAGAGCGGGTGGGCCCCAGGTTCCCACCTATTGCCTCCCACATCCCATttgccttattttacaaatggctCCCTAG
- the LOC141554510 gene encoding uncharacterized protein LOC141554510 isoform X7 — protein sequence MSGKLLDQPETVQQVQKALANLRDLNLSSLRHLADSSFNRLSSCTPKLERLSLARCHITFDPHRSQSGQPGSSAILSFPNILHFLKERASYLVALDLSGTNLTPAALHALGQVVGLHLQELVLRGCRDISTEAVGGLCRQQRGLTSLDLSGCSELADGALLVVSRGLKGLQHLRLEKLQQLTDSGFSSLHWLRELRSLDLGECCRVSGRELAKALEFPRGPPPHLTSLRLAYCSLLKDASVISLAQGLGSSLKVLDLSSCMSLTNSSLLAISANLPQLTVLRLAWCKEITDSGLLGLADPGEEKDKGTKLNKNFGDMGFFLPQLPPEPLAHLETPSQETPNKQFTPSLLLLRALQELDLTACSKLTDNSLAKVLKFPRLRQLSLSLLLEFSDVGLVAVAQGCPGLEHLALSHCGRLSDRGWARAASFWRRLQHLNLSNCNQLTEQTLATIREACQQLKVLDVSMCQGISMAAVEHFQAQLPQNLGTQQGLGTSPLAPSFLEQEKARHSSPTPPQSRAPLPGLRTRRNCFLVLPKSGSPRLLPSIPHSGSLRAFGSNSQAPTRMRGCGFLRGPAESWRRAGGPQVPTYCLPHPICLILQMAP from the exons ATGTCCGGGAAGCTGCTGGACCAACCGGAAACAGTCCAACAGGTGCAGAAGGCCCTGGCCAACCTCCGGGATCTCAACCTATCTAGCCTACGCCATTTGGCAGACAGCAGCTTCAACCGCCTAAGCAGCTGCACCCCAAAACTGGAGCGCCTCTCCCTGGCACGTTGCCACATCACCTTTGACCCTCACCGCAGTCAGTCAGGCCAACCAGGCTCTTCGGccatcctttccttccccaaCATACTCCACTTCCTGAAGGAGCGAGCCAGTTATCTGGTGGCCCTGGACCTAAGCGGCACAAATCTGACCCCCGCAGCTCTCCATGCACTGGGACAGGTGGTGGGACTTCACCTGCAGGAGCTGGTCCTGCGAGGCTGCCGGGACATCTCCACTGAGGCCGTGGGAGGCCTTTGCCGGCAGCAGCGGGGCCTGACCAGCCTGGACCTGAGTGGCTGCTCTGAGCTGGCTGACGGGGCCCTTCTGGTTGTGTCCAGGGGCTTAAAGGGCCTGCAGCATCTGCGCCTGGAGAAGCTGCAGCAGCTGACAGACTCTGGCTTCTCCTCCTTGCACTGGCTGCGGGAACTGAGAAGCCTCGACCTGGGCGAGTGCTGCCGCGTGAGTGGAAGGGAGTTGGCCAAGGCACTGGAGTTCCCCAGGGGGCCCCCAccccacctcacatctctcaggcTAGCCTACTGCTCCTTGCTGAAG gATGCTTCTGTCATCTCCTTGGCCCAGGGGCTCGGCTCCAGCCTGAAGGTGCTCGACCTGTCATCCTGCATGTCCCTCACCAACAGCAGCCTGCTGGCCATCTCTGCCAACCTGCCCCAACTCACTGTCCTGCGGCTGGCATGGTGTAAGGAAATCACTGACTCGGGGCTCCTGGGGCTGGCAGATCCAGGCGAGGAG AAGGACAAAGGGACGAAGTTAAACAAGAACTTTGGAGACATGGGCTTCTTCCTCCCACAGTTGCCTCCAGAGCCCTTGGCCCACCTCGAGACCCCCTCCCAAGAGACTCCCAACAAGCAGTTCACACCCTCCCTGCTCCTGCTGAGGGCTTTGCAGGAGCTTGACCTCACTGCCTGCAGCAAGCTGACAGACAACAGCCTGGCCAAG GTGCTGAAGTTTCCCAGACTGAGGCAGCTCTCCCTGAGCCTGCTCCTGGAGTTCTCGGACGTGGGGCTGGTGGCAGTGGCCCAAGGCTGCCCCGGCCTGGAGCATCTGGCCCTGAGTCACTGTGGCCGCCTGAGTGACAGGGGCTGGGCCCGGGCAGCCAGCTTCTGGAGGAGGCTCCAGCACCTCAACCTCTCCAACTGCAACCAGCTCACGGAGCA GACTCTGGCCACCATCCGAGAGGCCTGCCAGCAGCTGAAGGTGCTGGATGTGTCCATGTGCCAGGGCATCAGCATGGCCGCTGTGGAGCACTTCCAAGCCCAGCTGCCCCAG AACCTCGGTACCCAGCAGGGCTTGGGCACCTCACCACTGGCACCATCTTTCCTGGAGCAAGAGAAGGCCCGGCACAGCTCACCTACCCCTCCTCAGTCAAGGGCTCCCTTGCCAGGATTGAGGACCCGGAGGAATTGCTTCCTGGTGCTGCCCAAGTCGGGGAGCCCCAGGCTCCTCCCTAGCATTCCCCACTCTGGCTCCCTCAGAGCCTTTGGCTCCAACAGCCAAGCCCCAACAAGGATGAGGGGCTGCGGCTTTCTTAGGGGCCCGGCTGAGTCCTGGCGTAGAGCGGGTGGGCCCCAGGTTCCCACCTATTGCCTCCCACATCCCATttgccttattttacaaatggctCCCTAG